Proteins from a genomic interval of Fluviispira vulneris:
- the recJ gene encoding single-stranded-DNA-specific exonuclease RecJ: protein MELAVLSQSKLTSQNFILNKENLCITSRFTWKLRKIFAENGKEIDQYISQKKVSLLDGKTMKEDASPLSLLPEPWSLKDIRKAAERIVSAMQKKEKITIFGDYDVDGTTSCAMLKHFFTDINYPVDVYIPDRLVEGYGLNKIGLQKIADKGTTLVITVDNGIAAVDACEHALSLNLDVIITDHHDIPPTLPNAFAILNPKQKDCLFPYRMLAGVGVAFYLMIALRALLREQGMACPINLKNYLDYVALGTIADMAPLTGVNHTLCKVGLEVLSQNIQNGNRLGLFHLLKLAGWNENSKIDSVDVGFKIGPRLNAAGRLGNALRSVDILYTNEDQNILEMAQFLHAENSERQQLEKAFTQEALAQVAALAELPEALVLHKEDWHPGVVGLVATRVLDKFYRPVLVFGTLDGKLKGSGRSTHSFDLFSVLNEVRHEFISFGGHFHAVGLTLAPEKLPWLREYLAKKAGEIILAQDKIPLLHVDGILSLNDMSPHFLRKLEQFEPYGVENPRTRWLVGPAQVKHVKRMGKDLSQGHAKVLLLENARDVWVTAFGMADIFEEFLATGVDIQLVVEAKLGNWNGKISPEIKVIDYAPVIYSS, encoded by the coding sequence ATGGAATTAGCAGTTCTTTCTCAAAGTAAATTGACTTCACAAAATTTTATTTTAAATAAAGAAAATTTATGTATAACAAGTCGGTTTACTTGGAAATTAAGAAAGATTTTTGCAGAAAATGGTAAAGAAATTGACCAATATATTTCGCAAAAAAAAGTTTCTTTGCTTGATGGAAAAACAATGAAAGAGGATGCATCACCTCTTTCTCTGTTACCAGAACCTTGGTCATTAAAAGATATTCGTAAAGCTGCAGAGCGCATTGTTTCTGCGATGCAGAAAAAAGAAAAAATAACTATTTTTGGTGATTATGATGTAGATGGCACAACATCTTGTGCCATGCTTAAGCATTTTTTTACTGATATAAACTATCCAGTTGATGTATATATTCCTGATCGTCTCGTTGAAGGATATGGCTTAAATAAAATTGGCTTGCAAAAAATAGCTGACAAGGGAACAACCCTTGTCATTACTGTAGATAATGGGATTGCTGCGGTCGATGCATGCGAACATGCTTTGTCTTTAAATCTCGATGTTATTATTACGGATCATCATGATATTCCTCCTACTCTCCCAAATGCTTTTGCAATATTAAATCCTAAGCAAAAAGATTGTTTGTTTCCTTATCGCATGCTTGCTGGTGTCGGCGTTGCTTTTTATCTCATGATTGCTTTGCGTGCGCTTTTGCGTGAGCAGGGGATGGCCTGCCCCATTAACCTAAAAAATTATTTAGACTATGTTGCTCTTGGCACAATTGCAGATATGGCACCTTTAACTGGAGTCAATCATACGTTGTGTAAAGTTGGCCTTGAAGTCTTAAGCCAAAATATCCAAAACGGTAACCGCTTGGGTTTATTTCATCTGCTTAAACTTGCAGGTTGGAACGAAAACTCCAAAATCGATTCTGTCGATGTTGGCTTTAAAATTGGCCCACGTCTCAATGCAGCTGGTCGTTTGGGCAATGCATTGCGTAGTGTAGACATCCTTTATACTAATGAAGATCAAAATATTTTAGAAATGGCGCAATTTTTACATGCGGAAAACTCAGAGCGGCAACAGCTTGAAAAAGCTTTCACCCAAGAAGCTCTTGCACAAGTGGCTGCTCTAGCAGAACTTCCTGAAGCTTTGGTCTTGCACAAAGAAGACTGGCACCCTGGGGTTGTGGGGCTTGTTGCCACCCGTGTGCTCGATAAATTTTATCGTCCAGTTTTGGTTTTTGGGACACTTGATGGCAAACTAAAAGGGAGTGGAAGATCGACACATTCTTTCGATCTCTTTTCTGTTCTCAATGAAGTGAGGCATGAGTTCATCTCGTTTGGTGGTCATTTCCATGCAGTGGGATTGACACTTGCGCCAGAAAAGCTTCCTTGGTTAAGAGAATATCTTGCAAAAAAAGCTGGTGAGATCATACTAGCTCAAGACAAAATTCCTCTTTTGCATGTCGATGGTATTTTGTCACTCAATGATATGAGCCCGCATTTTTTGCGAAAATTAGAGCAGTTCGAACCCTATGGTGTTGAAAATCCAAGGACACGTTGGCTTGTTGGACCTGCGCAGGTGAAACACGTTAAACGTATGGGTAAGGACTTGTCCCAGGGACATGCAAAAGTTTTGCTCTTAGAAAATGCTCGAGATGTCTGGGTGACCGCTTTTGGCATGGCCGATATTTTCGAAGAGTTTTTAGCAACTGGCGTTGATATACAACTGGTGGTCGAAGCCAAACTTGGAAACTGGAATGGTAAGATCTCTCCCGAAATTAAGGTTATTGATTACGCTCCCGTCATTTATTCGAGCTGA
- the secF gene encoding protein translocase subunit SecF has product MAFKIGNIQVFPHNYFFDFMKWRKVTVGISVFLVAVSLLIIGIKGLNYSIDFLGGAEIQVNVLNKSITREQLHEAVTKAGINHAEITTYGSLAARKDNSESYIVRMQREKGQDESATTNRADKLVSALKAEFGAEKIQIASITNISGKVGKEDEYKGYMALLLSCIGILIYIAFRFDSRFAPGAVLCLVHNVVIALGVMTLFGRPFTTVSIAAFLTIVGYSINDTVIVYDRIRETRTLQPKMPMIDVVNRSISQTMNRTILTSTTGILALLVLSILGGGSIEDFAITMLVGIVVGTYSSIYVAAPLTLMMDGYLNKLGWKKKDAKELAKEVRPKDYAPPINVRKKVPQDKK; this is encoded by the coding sequence ATGGCTTTTAAAATTGGAAATATTCAAGTTTTCCCACACAATTATTTTTTTGATTTTATGAAATGGCGTAAAGTAACAGTCGGAATATCTGTTTTTCTTGTAGCTGTTTCTTTATTAATCATTGGAATAAAAGGTTTGAATTACAGTATCGACTTCTTAGGTGGTGCTGAAATTCAAGTCAATGTCCTTAACAAGTCAATAACCCGTGAACAATTGCATGAAGCTGTTACTAAAGCCGGAATTAATCATGCAGAAATCACTACGTATGGCTCACTTGCTGCCCGTAAAGACAATTCAGAGTCTTATATTGTCCGAATGCAACGTGAGAAAGGGCAAGATGAAAGTGCTACGACAAACCGCGCAGACAAATTGGTAAGCGCATTAAAAGCTGAATTTGGTGCTGAAAAAATCCAGATAGCCTCGATTACTAATATCTCTGGGAAAGTTGGAAAAGAAGACGAGTACAAAGGTTATATGGCTTTGTTACTTTCTTGCATAGGTATTCTTATTTATATTGCGTTTCGTTTTGACTCGCGTTTTGCTCCAGGTGCAGTTCTCTGCCTTGTGCACAACGTTGTGATAGCTCTTGGAGTGATGACCTTATTTGGTCGTCCATTTACCACAGTTTCTATCGCTGCATTTTTAACAATTGTTGGATATTCCATTAATGACACTGTGATTGTTTATGACCGAATTCGTGAAACACGCACACTGCAACCCAAAATGCCCATGATTGATGTGGTAAATCGCAGTATCAGTCAAACCATGAACCGCACTATTTTAACATCAACCACAGGTATATTAGCTCTTCTTGTGCTTTCTATTTTAGGGGGCGGATCTATTGAAGACTTTGCTATCACAATGCTTGTGGGTATAGTGGTCGGTACGTACTCATCTATTTATGTTGCTGCACCTTTAACTCTTATGATGGATGGTTACCTTAATAAATTAGGCTGGAAGAAAAAAGATGCGAAAGAATTAGCAAAAGAAGTACGGCCAAAAGACTATGCACCACCTATAAATGTTAGAAAAAAAGTTCCGCAGGATAAAAAATAA